The segment TCGCTGTTATTGTAATACTATAAAACTTTTATGGTTATAACAAAAAGCAAAAAACATATATTATATTTTTTTAAAAAAATATCATTGTTTTTAATTTAATTTAAATTGAAAAATACTAATAATTATGTGAACATAAAAAACATTAAATAAACCTAAACATTAGTTTTTTTAATTTACCATTAATATATTAATTTTTTCTAAACAAGAAAAAATTAATAAAATTTAACCATAGTTAATATAGGAACGTTAGTTATGAACACAAAAGAAATGCCACAAACATTTTACACATTTACGACATATCTTGCATTAATTGATACTGTCTTTAAAACAAACAATAAATTTAAACTAAAGGTAATTAGTTCTAACTCTCCTGCTAGTCAAGAAATAGAAATTAACTCATCTTACCCCAATAATAATGTTTTTACTGAATTCAATATTAAGACAGCAGATATAGTGGTATGGACATTAGAACTTTACAAAGAAGATAATACACAAGTATATCGAGGTAGATTAGAACTTGTGTATAATGATAAAGATAAAAAACTAACTATTTTAAAATTTAAAGAAGATTCTGATTCAGGTACACATATTGGACTTAATTTAGAAAAGAATGACTTTAATTTTACGTTTGAAATTTTTGGGTCTATAGACTAACAATTTTTCTATAATTAAAGTCAGAGACATTATGTAAAAAAACTAAATCGGTAATAAAAGGGCAGGATCTAAACTATCTATATCAAAAGTAATATAGACAGGAAGAGATCCTGCATTTCTGCGAATTTTTTTGCTATCTCAATTGATCTCATATAGAACGAATGGCACTGTTGCAAATATCGTGATGCGGCATTATTTGTTGGTGAAGGTATTACATTTCAAAGGCTCTACTCACCAGACACATCTCACCAAGAGGATGACCTAACCTTTACACAGTGCCCACATGTGAGTTTACCCGTTAATGGCAGACCGGGACCGGATTTTACATTGCGTTCTAAACGAAGGGTTTTTACCCATTGGCGTATAGCTGAAAGGCTTACATTCATCGCTTTCGCTGCTTCCTGGTGGGTATAATTCTGTTCAAGCACTAATTGGGCCGTTTCACCTTTAAATTCAGCAGTATATATTTTACTCATTTTAGCACCTGTAAAAATTATGAGGCAAGCATATCACCTCTACTTAGGTGGCTAAATTCAGTATGCCACTACAAGGCTACCTAGGCAGATAGAATTTAGATAATATCAATTTGTATATAAAATATACTTTAGCGTAGGATATTTTCCGTTTTCCAAGCGGATCCCATATAGGGCAATATCCGATTAAGCACTTATGACGAATAATGAAGCTCAGTCGCGAGAGCCTGGGGTTATCGTATGTCAGCAGCACAATTACGCAAAGAAGGTTATAGGGTTGGTTATTATAAAACCCGAAAATTGATGAAGCAGTTGGGATTAAAAGTTAAACAATGAAAGCGTTATCGACCAGGTTCAAAAAGCAAAGCGATAGCTGATGCCGTATTTTAGTACCAACGTATCGCCTAAAGGATAATGTCGTGTGTAAAGTGTCGACCTTTAAAAATATTCATGTGGGCACCTTTGATTAAATCGTCAGGAATATTAGCAGCAACCCGATCTTTGTAACAGAGCCTTAAAAATTAATTTATTTTAAACATCTATAAATAAAAAACAATAAAATATGATAAATAGCATTAAAGAGTTTTAAATGAAAATATTTATAAAATAAAAAATATAATTATAAAACAATGAAAATAAATTTTAATTAAATTTAAACTTGATAAACAATACAAAATATATATAGTTACATCAATTAAATAATATTTCATAAAATAAACTACCAAAAAATAACAGGAGCTTCTATAATGAAATAATGGGTGAGAAATATAGTGTATATTTTAAATTATCTGATAATATCTTTAAGACAGATGATTTTTTTGAAATAAATATTACTTCCTCAACAGGTAAAAATTATAAATTTAGTTCAGTTTATGATGATGAATCAAATGAACCAAGATATAATCAAATTGATATTGATAATTCAGCAGGAACAATAATTTTAGATTTTGTTATTCAAAGAAAAGATAATTATGAAGTCATATCTACATGTAATGCAACAATAAAATATGATGATATAATTGGAAAATTATCTGTTTTCCATTTTGAGTCAAAACCAAGAGAAGGAGTTTCTATTAAATTAGATGTTGTTGGCGATAAAAATGACCATGCTACTTTAGAAATCACTCGTAAAGAATAAAATAAATCCAGTTTAAAAAACGGAAATGAAATAGGGTTACTTTTTTTATTGAATAGAACGCGTAAATAGTTCTATTCATTTTTAATGAATCTAACAATCTGTTATTTATATTTTTTATATTAAATGACTTAATAGAATTAATAAAAAATAATTAAATATTTTGCAGTCAATTAATTAAAATTAACGGTATTTATATAAATAGTTACAATTTGTTTTATTGTTTATCATATTATTAATCGATTTTATCATTTTAAATTTCAATAAGGATTAATGATATTGTAAGAAATAGAAAAACCAGCCCGAGAGATAAACAGGCCGGCTTGATTTTTCCCATAGCGTTAGCGCAACCTAGCCGCATTAGGAGGCAGGGCTTTATATTTATAATTTTAGTCGAAAGGAATATTACTACGGGGTTAATTATCGTAGGAAAATAGGCGCCATGGCAGGTGCCTTAAAGGCACCTGTTATTTTCTATTGATTTGTGGTGGGGATGGTTTTGTCTATTCTTTTACAGTTATACATCGTAAAAATTGACAGACGAACATGAAATACCGTTAATAGCCCTGTTAATGATTTTGTTTCAAATTTATTTTTAGACTCTGCAATAGTTTGTTTAACATTTTTATAAGAAACAGCCCGCAATACTGAAATTTCTTTTTGTGGTATACCTTGTGCGAATAAAAATGACGTTTCAAATTGCACCTGTGTCAGCTCAGGAAACTCTTTACGTAATTCAGGATACTTAACTGGATCGACTATTTTCATGCCACCACCTCACAAACAGGCAGACGGCCAGACCAGATAAAACGAACGCTTGAGTAGGTTTTAAGTAAATTTAAAGTGTCTTGAGTAAGTGATGCTTTTGTTGTGGGTTTGTTAGGGTGGTTTGGAATAATCCAATAGATATCGATAAATTTAAAGTGAGTTTGAATGTTAGCCATAGCTACGTTCTCTTTCGTAAGTTTTTGTTCCTCACTTCCCGATGCTAAACGGGGGTGGCGAGACATAACAGGGTTAGCATACCGGTACGAAAGAAACCGGCGAGCCGTTAGGCTCCCCCATTACGCCCCGCCATATCAAGACGTAACTTAGGTTTTCAACAGACGTAAAAAAACCGCGCTATAGCGGCTATTGTCCGCTTTCGTACTCAGGATGCTAAACCTGATCATCTATATAAAGATGACAACTCAAATATAACAGGTTAAATCTTTTTGTGTCAACTAGTTAGACCCATGGAAGCTAAATATTTTTCTTTAAATTATTCAATTCAGCGTCAGTTAATCCTGTTGACATTTTTATAATTTCACGTTTTACGCCATTTTTGATAAGTTGCCGAGCAATTGTGATTTTTGTATCTCGTTCACCCTTAAGTTTTCCTTTCTGCATACCCTCCTGAATCCCCTCAAGTTTTCCTTCCAACCTACCTTTTTGCATTCCTTCTTGAATACCCTCTTGTCTAAGAGCTTGTGCAATCGTCATAAGCGCCTCTTTGTGTTTCTCTGAATTTTTAGCAATATTTGTGACAAATTCTATCGGATTTTTAGCATTACCCTCTTGGATCAAGTAATTCATCATTGTTACTGCCTGTTTTTCTGTATAATAATCATACGACAACAATTTGGCAATTTCGTGCAATAATTCTGACATATCACGCTGTCGAATATGTTTTTGTACGAATTCCAGTAATGCTATCCGATGGTGTTTCATAATCTCACCGTCATCAAGCGTCGTTACATCAACTAACTTAAACGGTTCTGTATAAATTTTCTCAGCAAGTTCACTATTGCTAAAGCAGTCAAACCAGCAAGTACTATGTGGATGTGGACTTTTCTCGCCAGCATAAAACAAAATCGGGTACACTAGTGGTAATTTTTTGTGACCCGCTTCTAAGTGTTTTTGCATCGCTCCCATACTGTATTTTATCAGACGCCACGCGATAAGTTTGTCCGGTGTTGATTGATGCTCAACGAGTAGATATAAATAACCTTTTCCTTTTGTGGTACTAACAGAATACAGGATATCACTCTGGTAATTTTTCATCTCTTCATCAATAAATGATCCTGATTCAATGCGGATAGTCTCTAGATGGCACTGTTGCAAAGATCGTGATGCGGTAGCCTTAATTTGTTGGTGAAGGTCTTACATTTCAAAGACCCGATTCACCAGACACATCTCACCCAGGGGATGGCCAAAGTAAAATGACTCCGCCTGACCTTTACGCAGCGCCCGCATCACTTCAATCCCTTTTATTGTGGCATAAGCCGTCTTCATCGATTTAAAACCCAGCGTGGCGCTGATTATCCGTTTCAGTTTGCCATGATCGCATTCGATAACATTATTTCGGTACTTAATCTGTCGGTGTTCAACATCAGACGGACATTGGCCCTCACGTTTAAGCTGAATAAGCGCACGAGCATATGTTGGAGACTTATCCGTATTAATAACGCCTGGGATCTGTCCCTGTTTTACATTATTTAAAATTTTACCCAGAAACCGATATGCCGCTTTGCTATTACGCCGTGGTGAAAGATAAAAATCCAGGGTACGCCCTCTGTTGTCTACAGCGCGATACAGATAAGCCCAGCGACCATTCACCTTTATATACGTTTCGTCAATGTGCCACGGGCAAAGAGCGGAAGGGTTACGCCAGTACCACCGCAGCCGTTTTTCCATTTCAGGGGCATAACGCTGAACCCAGCGATAGAGGGTGGTGTGGTCGACATGCACGCCGCGTTCGGCCAGCATCTCTTGCAGCTCACGATAACTAATGCCGTATTTACAGTACCAGCGTACTGCCCACAGGATGATGTCGCGGGTAAAGTGTCGACCTTTAAAAACATTCATGTGGGTCACCTTTAGTTAAATCGTCAAGCATGATTATCAGCAATTCGATCCGATCTTTGCAACAGTGCCAAAAAAAAGCAGAAAGAAGGTTATTACCTGATGGGTGAAGAAGGGAATGTTCTGATGCTCGCACACACTTATGCCACGGCACGCGCCGCAAAAGCTGCCTGGGAAAAGATACAGCGCGGTGTCGCTACTTTTTCAATCCAACTGGCTAAAGGTCGAGCTGACCTCTACCCTGAAATGCCCGTTAAAACGTTTGGCTTTAAACCAGAAATGGATGTTGCTGACTGGATCATTACCCGCGTTACTCATACCTTAAATGACAGCGGCTTTACTACTGCACTGGAACTAGAGGTAAAAATTTCTGATTTAGAAATGGACGAGTAATTTTTGTTAATTATGATAAAATAGTCTTAATATCAACATGATGATTAAGAAGGTAGCTGTCATGATGAGATGCCCACTTTGCGGTCAACCTGCCAATACCCGTAGTTCATCACAAATTTCAAATCAAACGAAAGAGCGCTATAACCAGTGTCAGAATATCAACTGTGGTGCGACATTTATCAGTCATGAAACGGTAGCTCGGTTTATTTCGCAACCAGGAAAAATTGATCCAGTGAATCCTCATACTGATGAATTTCAACAAATAGCACTTTCTTTGGTTCTGTCGCATTAATGGAGAGTGATTAAATTTATGCAGGAGGTAAGGTTTTTAGGTAACTAAAGCATAAAAGGCATCTACTGGACGGATAACTTGTCCATTGATAGGGATTTGTTGTTTATGGAGCATATGCAATGTTTCTATTCCTTCCAGTAAAACTTTTGCCGTTCGGTACGTCTTAAAGCCAAGCATCGCTCGATAGCGTTTTTTAATGAAACGGTGATCTTGCTCTACTATGTTGTTTTTATAACGGCACTGTCTTATTTTTATCCCCAGCTCACCCTGATTAAGTGACATCAATGCAGCCCGATTAGCCCCACTTTTATCAATATTCACCCCCATAGGGTAGGTATTTTGATGGATAGCTTTCCTTAAAAAGCGTAATGCAGATTTTTTATTTCGCTTTTGACTGAGAACAAAATCTATCGTTTCACCGCTAGCCTCTACGGCACGATAAAGATAATGCCATTTCCCTTTTATCCTGATATAGGTTTCATCCAGATACCAGGTGCCACCATGGATTTTTCGTTTCTTTCTGGCAACCCTGGCGAGTTTTGGCGTTAATCGTAAAACCCAGCGATGAATCGTGGAGTGATCAACATCGATTCCTCTTTCCTGCCTCATCTCCTCAAGGTTGCGCAAGCTTAAGGAATACGCCAGATACCAGCGTAAACAGACCAATATTACCTCAATGGGATAGTGGAGACGTTTAAAGCCTTGTTTAACAAGACACATAACCGCTACTCATATCTGAAAACAATATTCAAATATTCATTTTATCAGGCTGACATTTTTAATGCGACAGAACCGGCTTTTTTAATCATGTCTAAAAGTGCAACGTTTTGCATCATTTTGCACGATTTTTTTAACCCTGTTAAGGTTAAGGAAAGCCATATCTAGCATAGGTTAACACCTTTTTTGAAAGTGCAACGAAAACGCTACATTTAGTGGGCAGGCGTGGCGGGGCTATGACTGCGATTTTTGGTTTTTTTGATAGTCTAAAGAGATGAGATTAATTTCATTATTAACAGTGTTTGAAATTGAATTTGACTGAAGTGTTTTATAACAAGGTTAATTATAAAAAAACAACCAGTTAAATTAAGTTATAAGTAATGCAAATCAGCCACTTTTCATTAGTGGCTGATTAACCAATAAGTAAGTAGGATTAGTCCTAACTTAAGCTATAGAATCTCTCTCCAGAACTCTAAATTACCAGGTTCCCAGCCTTGGTTGTTACTTATTGCTATCCATTTTTTATTTTTCCAGCTGACTTTGTCACCCGCCATGTAAAGTTTAGCTATATCCCAAAGTGGATAGTCCGTTGGTAGCTGTAAACGCCGCTGTAATTCCTCAATGGCATTGCGAACATTAGGTAGTGGCCCTATATGATTACTATTCCATTGGTTGTTTTGCGGTGTTCCTGTTTTAATTAATAGCGCTCGCATTTCATGGGGGTAAGCACATGACCGGTTTGTTGTTTATACCAGGACTGAATAGCAACTGCTGCGGATGCTGCTATAGGGGTTGCTGATGATGTGCCATTAAATTCTTTGGTATAATTATTATTAGGCCCTCCATTATATAAATAACCATAACCTGTAGTAGTAACAGATTCCACCCAACCCTGAACATGTATCATACTGCCATAAGTAGAAATGTTAATATTTCTACATGATCGATCCCCGCCTCCAACACGAATAACACCATTATCAATACGATTTCGATATTCAGAATAGATATCCAAGTCTAAATTTTCATTACCATTCCCCGCCGCCATCATAATAATAATTCCAGCTTTTAGTGCCTCTTGCGTAACATCCCAAACAGCATGATTAAAGTCAGCAGGTACATAATTCTGTGGGGTGCCGCGTGCTCCACCTGTTTGCATCTCATAAATAAAAACATCGCCGGCCCTCAAAATTTCTAGTCCTCTAGCTATACCACTAACACGCCCATCAGGTATTTCTGAAATACCGTAAAATGCATCGGCACCATATACCATACCTTTCACCCCAAAACCAACATCTTTAGCAAACATTATTCCAGCAACAGCTGTACCATGATCTGAATTAGTATTGTTATTATTAGACACAAGTTCAATAAAAGTATCTTTTTTAAGGTTGACATGATTGTAATTAAAATTATGCTCTATATCCGCAATTCTAATACCTTGACCAGTTATTCCAAGAGACCAACCATATTCCATATCAATTCCTGAATAGTAAGGCCCCGCTGGGTCTTTATACCCTTGAAGACGGCCAAAGCTAGGAGTATCATTAGTTGTTTTATTGACAAATATTTTTTCACTGTCAGCTTGAAGATTAGGTGGTAATTCCATTGGCTCTAAGGTTTCAACATAGGCATACTCAACAAAATCATAAGCATTCATTTTTTGTGCAAGATGTTCTTTTTCCTCCAATGCCATATTGTCAATATCTTGCACATAACAAATCCCCACCAGGTTTTCAAAATTAACCGTGTTAATTTGATTCTGGATTACCAACATTTCATCGCTAACAATAGACTTGAAGCTAAACTGCGTTAAAAAATTGTCCTGAGTGGCGACAGATTTTAAGATTAATACCTGATTATCTCTTGATTGAATAACCTCTCGGTTAAACTTAATAACAATATTATGTTTTTTCATTTTTATGCCCTGCGTGGTAAATGTTAATAAAGTTGAAGTTGTATAAATATATCTAACACACAAGCGAAACTAACTGATAGTTAAAATAACTTAATGTTTTTTTTTGTGGTTTTTATAAAAAATAGCTTTAATTATAATATCGTTAATCTGTTTTTTTTTTATAAAATATATTCTTAAAGAAAACAAAATTAATTAAAAATATTTTCAATTAATTCCTGAATATATTTTCAGCCTCTTTATTCCAACTAAATAAATACAGAACATGGATATTTATTTTCCATTCTAATTAATTTAACTTCTTTTTTACAAACCCAATATATTTTGCATGGTTATATTTTACAAAAAATTATCATTCTGAGGTGGAATAAAAAAGTATGGATAATTATCGGTTCTGTCGCATTAAAAATGTCAGCCTGATAAAATGAATATTTGAATATTGTTTTCAGATATGAGTAGCGGTTATGTGTCTTGTTAAACAAAGCTTTAAACGTCTCCACTATCCCGTCGATGTCATTTTAGTGTGTCTACGTTGGTATCTGGCGTATTCCTTAAGCTTGCGCAACCTTGAGGAGATGAGGCAGGAAAGAGGAATCGATGTTGATCACTCCACGATTCATCGCTTGGTTTTACGATTAACGCCAAAACTCGCCAGGGTTGCCAGAAAGAAACGAAAAATCCATGGTGGCACCTGGTATCTGGATGAAACCTATATCAGGATAAAAGGGAAATGGCATTATCTTTATCGTGCCGTAGAGGCTAGCGGTGAAACGATAGATTTTGTTCTCAGTCAAAAGCGAAATAAAAAATCTGCATTACGCTTTTTAAGGAAAGCTATCCATCAAAATACCTACCCTATGGGGGTGAATATTGATAAAAGTGGGGGCTAATCGGGCTGCATTGATGTCACTTAATCAGGGTGAACTGGGGATAAAAATAAGACAGTGCGCTATAAAAACAACATAGTAGAGCAAGATCACCGTTTCATTAAAAAACGCTATCGAGCGATGCCTGGCTTTAAGACGTACCGAACGGCAAAAGTTTTACTGGAAGGAATAGAAACACTGCATATGCTCCATAAACAACAAATCCCTATCAATGGACAAGTTATCCGTCCAGTAGATGCCTTTTATGCTTTAGTTACCTAAAAACCTTGCCTCCTGCATAAATTTAATCACTCTCCATTAATGCGACAGACCCCCCCCGCCACGCCCCACCATAGATTATTAGGTATGTAGCTGAAGTTATTATGGACATAAAAAAACCGCGATTTTAAGCGGCATGTCCGCTATGACATTTGGGATGCTAAACCCAGATCACTAAGTTAGTAGTGATCATTGAAATATAACAGTTTAGATGTTTTTTTGTCAATAAATTAGGCCACTGAAAATTAAAGTTTTTTAGTTAATTTATCAAGTTCTTTGTCAGATAATCCAGTAGAAATTTTCACAGTATTACGATCAACACCATTAGCCAAAAATTGTTTGGCTAATTTTAAAGTAGCTTGTTTTTCGCCTTCTTGAATACCGTCTTGTCTAAGAGCTTGTGCAATCGTCATAAGCGCCTCTTTGTGTTTCTCTGAGTTTTTAGCAATCTCTGTGACAAATTTTATCGGATTTTTGGCGTTACCCTCTTGGAGCAAATAATTCATCATTGTTACCGCCTGTTTTTCTGTATAATAATCATACGACAATAATTTTGCAATTTCGTGCAATAATTCAGACATATCACGTTGTCGAATATGTTTTTGTACGAGTTCGAGTAATGCTATCCGACGGTGTTTCATAATCTCACCGTCATCAAGCGTCGTCACATCAACTAACTTAAACGGTTCTGTATAAATTTTCTCAGCAAGTTCACTATCACTGAAGCAGTCAAACCAGTAAGTACTATGCGGATGTGGGCTTTTCTCGCCGGCATAAAATAATATCGGGTACACCAGTGGTAATTTTTTATGACCCGCTTCTAAGTGTTTTTGCATGGCGGCCATACTATACCGCATCAATCGCCACGCAATGAGCTTATCTGGTGTTGATTGATGCTCGATCAACAGATATAAATAACCTTTCCCTTTTGTTGTACTAACAGAATAGAGAATATCACTCTGGTAATTTTTCATTTCTTCATCGATAAATGACCCTGATTCCACGCGGATCGTCTCTAAATTACATATTGATTTTATTTCTTCGGGTAGCCAGATTTCGAAAAACTCTTTAGCGGTCTCTTTCTCACTTAAAAACTGCCTGAAAACAGCATCGTGAGGAGTTGGCGTGAATTTTTTGCTCATTCTGTGTTTTTCCGTTTTTGTATTACTTACAAGCGTAACAGGTTTGCAATAGATTGTTGAGTCATATCAACAGATCTACTAAGATAATGATGTCACTGGAGAACCCCAGTGATCAAGGTTTAGCAGCCTTGAGTACTAACACACTGGTAAAAATTTTTACCAGTGTTTAACTTGTATTGCCTGCTATCACCGATATGGCGGTCCAGGTAGGGGAGCCGAAAGGCTCGCCGGAGTTAGTACCGGTCTGCTAACCCTGTCTGGATCGTCGCCATATTTAAAAGAGGTGATAGACATGGTTGAGACTAAAAAAGATTGGACTAGAAAAGAAATTATTTCTGCATTGCATAAAAATGGTACAACTTTAGCGGCACTTTCCCGTGAGTATGGTTATAAATCAACTACACTATGTAGTGTTTTTTTTAATCTTTTTACAAAAGGTGAAATGATTATTGCAAATCGTTTAGGGGTCACTCCATCAGAAATTTGGCCAAGCCGTTATTTTGACAGAAAGGGCAATCTAATTAAACGTAGATATAAAAACAAACAAAGATACCCGTCCAGAAATAAATAATTATCTTTCTCAATAAATTACCTATACCTAAAACTTCCTGTATCGCTTTCAGTGCGCTTTTATTTTTTTGTAACTAAAAGGCCTAGTCTTAATTAAGAAAGCGTCATGTAACTGTATATAGTAGGTTTTACGTCTATATTTGAGTAAGTATTTATTATTAAAACTCTCACCGCTCGCCACAGTGAGTGACCGACTAAAAGGAGCGAACGAACGAGGAAGCGGAAGATCATCAAGTCTGAGAAATGCACACGTTCACAATTTTGTTAATTGGTAAAAGATAAATAAATTAAGTTTAAAAAAGGGTTCTGTCGCATTAATGGAGAGTGATTAAATTTATGCAGGAGGCAAGGTTTTTAGGTAACTAAAGCATAAAAGGCATCTACTGGACGGATAAC is part of the Arsenophonus sp. aPb genome and harbors:
- a CDS encoding transcriptional regulator, coding for MKIVDPVKYPELRKEFPELTQVQFETSFLFAQGIPQKEISVLRAVSYKNVKQTIAESKNKFETKSLTGLLTVFHVRLSIFTMYNCKRIDKTIPTTNQ
- a CDS encoding Rpn family recombination-promoting nuclease/putative transposase, with the translated sequence MSKKFTPTPHDAVFRQFLSEKETAKEFFEIWLPEEIKSICNLETIRVESGSFIDEEMKNYQSDILYSVSTTKGKGYLYLLIEHQSTPDKLIAWRLMRYSMAAMQKHLEAGHKKLPLVYPILFYAGEKSPHPHSTYWFDCFSDSELAEKIYTEPFKLVDVTTLDDGEIMKHRRIALLELVQKHIRQRDMSELLHEIAKLLSYDYYTEKQAVTMMNYLLQEGNAKNPIKFVTEIAKNSEKHKEALMTIAQALRQDGIQEGEKQATLKLAKQFLANGVDRNTVKISTGLSDKELDKLTKKL
- a CDS encoding ogr/Delta-like zinc finger family protein, which produces MMRCPLCGQPANTRSSSQISNQTKERYNQCQNINCGATFISHETVARFISQPGKIDPVNPHTDEFQQIALSLVLSH
- a CDS encoding Rpn family recombination-promoting nuclease/putative transposase, which codes for MQQCHLETIRIESGSFIDEEMKNYQSDILYSVSTTKGKGYLYLLVEHQSTPDKLIAWRLIKYSMGAMQKHLEAGHKKLPLVYPILFYAGEKSPHPHSTCWFDCFSNSELAEKIYTEPFKLVDVTTLDDGEIMKHHRIALLEFVQKHIRQRDMSELLHEIAKLLSYDYYTEKQAVTMMNYLIQEGNAKNPIEFVTNIAKNSEKHKEALMTIAQALRQEGIQEGMQKGRLEGKLEGIQEGMQKGKLKGERDTKITIARQLIKNGVKREIIKMSTGLTDAELNNLKKNI
- a CDS encoding S8 family serine peptidase yields the protein MKKHNIVIKFNREVIQSRDNQVLILKSVATQDNFLTQFSFKSIVSDEMLVIQNQINTVNFENLVGICYVQDIDNMALEEKEHLAQKMNAYDFVEYAYVETLEPMELPPNLQADSEKIFVNKTTNDTPSFGRLQGYKDPAGPYYSGIDMEYGWSLGITGQGIRIADIEHNFNYNHVNLKKDTFIELVSNNNNTNSDHGTAVAGIMFAKDVGFGVKGMVYGADAFYGISEIPDGRVSGIARGLEILRAGDVFIYEMQTGGARGTPQNYVPADFNHAVWDVTQEALKAGIIIMMAAGNGNENLDLDIYSEYRNRIDNGVIRVGGGDRSCRNINISTYGSMIHVQGWVESVTTTGYGYLYNGGPNNNYTKEFNGTSSATPIAASAAVAIQSWYKQQTGHVLTPMKCERY
- a CDS encoding IS6 family transposase — encoded protein: MCLVKQGFKRLHYPIEVILVCLRWYLAYSLSLRNLEEMRQERGIDVDHSTIHRWVLRLTPKLARVARKKRKIHGGTWYLDETYIRIKGKWHYLYRAVEASGETIDFVLSQKRNKKSALRFLRKAIHQNTYPMGVNIDKSGANRAALMSLNQGELGIKIRQCRYKNNIVEQDHRFIKKRYRAMLGFKTYRTAKVLLEGIETLHMLHKQQIPINGQVIRPVDAFYALVT
- a CDS encoding transposase, with product MSKIYTAEFKGETAQLVLEQNYTHQEAAKAMNVSLSAIRQWVKTLRLERNVKSGPGLPLTGKLTCGHCVKVRSSSW
- a CDS encoding helix-turn-helix transcriptional regulator, giving the protein MVETKKDWTRKEIISALHKNGTTLAALSREYGYKSTTLCSVFFNLFTKGEMIIANRLGVTPSEIWPSRYFDRKGNLIKRRYKNKQRYPSRNK
- a CDS encoding IS6 family transposase — its product is MNVFKGRHFTRDIILWAVRWYCKYGISYRELQEMLAERGVHVDHTTLYRWVQRYAPEMEKRLRWYWRNPSALCPWHIDETYIKVNGRWAYLYRAVDNRGRTLDFYLSPRRNSKAAYRFLGKILNNVKQGQIPGVINTDKSPTYARALIQLKREGQCPSDVEHRQIKYRNNVIECDHGKLKRIISATLGFKSMKTAYATIKGIEVMRALRKGQAESFYFGHPLGEMCLVNRVFEM